A single genomic interval of Pochonia chlamydosporia 170 chromosome 7, whole genome shotgun sequence harbors:
- a CDS encoding NEDD8-activating enzyme E1 regulatory subunit (similar to Verticillium alfalfae VaMs.102 XP_003009099.1), with translation MPQEAGASKLTGHGPTDKERRYDRQLRLWAASGQAALETANVLLVNASSGTVGVEVLKNLVLPGLFPARIGKFVIADEAIVRDEDLGVNFFLDEDCLGKPRALCCVNRLVELNPEVSGDWYPKEDVSSLEQRPAPLDLDMITASSGPFTIIAYTLPLHQDRVCFLETYARQQNIPLLSVCNVGYYSYFTLKLPGDLPIVDTHPDGDATADLRLLDPWPELSKFSREMTQDIDNLDDHDHGHLPLVVILLHYLEKWKSLHSDALPLSYSDKVAFRSFVADGARRDNPEGGEENFEEAVSAVMKHVNPSSLPRFLEQVFDYIEVTEVSPSSPVFHYCYSEAVRQFYQKHSQLPLQGGVPDMKAQSSTYMKLQSLYKAKARQDISDIVDIVRTLKGGGRIARGDVELFCKNAKFIKLVRSSEDLKNDELSAVAGPEMPTSLIHIYLALRASFIAPTESAEEITNVVTNSIPSLVGNQSILQAAREIVRSNRGEIHNTAAVTGGMVSQEMIKLITRQYIPIDNTCIFDGIESRSQVLRLNLSKDHLQP, from the exons ATGCCTCAAGAAGCCGGTGCTAGCAAACTGACAGGACACGGTCCGACTGATAAGGAAAGAAGGTATGATCGACAGCTTCGACTGTGGGCTGCGTCAGGCCAAGCTGCACTGGAGACTGCAAATGTCCTCCTGGTCAACGCCAGCTCTGGgactgttggtgttgaagtgCTCAAGAATTTGGTTTTGCCAGGTTTGTTTCCCGCCA GAATTGGAAAATTTGTCATTGCCGATGAGGCCATTGTGCGGGATGAAGATCTAGGtgtcaacttcttcctcgacgaGGATTGCCTAGGAAAACCGCGAGCTCTTTGTTGCGTGAACAGACTTGTAGAGCTCAATCCTGAGGTCTCGGGAGATTGGTATCCCAAGGAAGATGTCAGTAGTCTCGAGCAACGCCCC GCTCCTCTGGACCTTGACATGATCACAGCTTCTTCGGGACCATTTACTATCATTGCCTATACTTTGCCTCTGCATCAAGATCGTGTTTGCTTCCTCGAAACGTATGCTAGGCAACAAAACATTCCCCTCCTTAGCGTTTGTAACGTTGGTTACTATTCATACTTCACGCTAAAGCTGCCTGGGGATCTTCCAATCGTGGATACTCACCCAGATGGAGATGCGACTGCGGACTTGAGATTGTTAGACCCCTGGCCCGAATTGTCTAAGTTCTCACGCGAGATGACCCAGGATATTGACAATCTTGATGACCACGACCACGGGCATTTACCTCTTGTTGTTATTCTACTCCATTATCTTGAAAAATGGAAATCTTTGCACAGTGATGCACTACCTCTATCGTACTCTGATAAAGTAGCGTTTCGAAGCTTTGTCGCCGATGGCGCTAGGAGGGACAACCCTgagggaggagaggaaaaCTTCGAAGAGGCTGTTTCTGCGGTGATGAAACACGTAAACCCGTCCTCGCTGCCACGTTTCCTGGAGCAGGTTTTCGACTATATCGAGGTAACGGAGGTAAGTCCCTCTTCCCCAGTTTTCCATTATTGTTATT CAGAGGCTGTCAGACAATTCTATCAAAAGCATTCTCAACTCCCATTGCAGGGCGGTGTACCCGATATGAAGGCTCAGTCTAGCACTTACATGAAACTTCAGTCTCTCTACAAAGCCAAAGCAAGACAGGACATATCCGACATAGTGGATATTGTACGCACGCTTAAAGGTGGTGGAAGAATTGCCCGGGGTGACGTGGAACTATTCTGCAAGAACGCAAAATTTATCAAGCTGGTGCGCAGCTCAGAAGAT CTCAAAAATGACGAATTGTCTGCAGTTGCAGGACCGGAAATGCCTACCTCATTGATTCATATCTATCTTGCTCTGCGCGCCTCCTTTATAGCCCCCACAGAGAGTGCAGAAGAGATCACAAACGTTGTCACGAATTCTATCCCAAGTCTTGTTGGGAACCAGAGCATCTTGCAGGCGGCTCGGGAAATCGTGCGGTCAAATCGAGGGGAGATTCACAACACAGCAGCGGTTACGGGGGGAATGGTTTCACAGGAAATGatcaagctcatcacaaGGCAATATATTCCAATTGATAACACCTGTATATTTGATGGAATAGAGAGCCGCTCTCAAGTGTTGCGTTTGAACCTCAGCAAGGACcaccttcaaccttga
- a CDS encoding oxidoreductase (similar to Metarhizium acridum CQMa 102 XP_007814532.1) yields the protein MASAAAKRLAGKTVLITGASSGIGRSTALEFARTSPDNLRLILTARRINSLNELASQIAQEVGQGVKVLPVKLDVSKPEEVREFVGNLPEEWQDINVLVNNAGLVKGVARAPDIHEDDMNIMFATNVTGLINITQAILPIFQRRSDGGQGDIINVGSIAGREPYPGGSIYCATKAAVRSFTESLRKELIATRIRVIEIDPGQVETEFSLVRFDGNKTKADAVYAGCEPLTPDDIAEVVVFTATRRENLVIADTLVFPNHQASALIMHRKN from the exons ATGGCATCAGCTGCTGCTAAACGTTTGGCTGGTAAGACAGTGCTCATCACTGGGGCTTCGTCAGGCATTGGGCGATCCACTGCGCTTGAATTCGCCAGAACAAGCCCAGACAACTTACGGCTGATCCTCACTGCCCGTCGCATCAACTCACTGAACGAATTGGCATCTCAAATCGCGCAAGAGGTTGGACAGGGCGTCAAGGTCCTCCCAGTGAAACTAGATGTTAGCAAACCCGAGGAAGTCCGGGAATTCGTCGGCAACTTGCCAGAGGAGTGGCAAGATATCAATGTTCTTGTCAACAATGC AGGTCTCGTGAAAGGCGTCGCACGTGCCCCGGATATCCATGAGGACGATATGAATATTATGTTTGCCACCAACGTTACAGGGCTGATCAACATCACACAAGCCATTCTACCAATATTCCAAAGGCGCTCTGATGGAGGTCAAGGCGATATTATCAACGTAGGCTCTATCGCCGGCCGTGAGCCATATCCGGGAGGATCTATCTACTGCGCTACCAAGGCTGCCGTTCGGAGCTTTACGGAGAGTTTGCGAAAGGAGCTCATTGCCACTCGAATCAGAGTCATTGAAATAGACCCCGGTCAGGTCGAAACG GAGTTCTCTCTTGTCCGGTTTGATGGAAACAAGACGAAAGCCGATGCCGTCTACGC CGGATGCGAGCCTCTGACCCccgacgacattgctgaGGTAGTCGTTTTCACAGCTACTCGCCGCGAAAATCTGGTTATTGCAGACACTCTTGTGTttccaaaccaccaa GCATCAGCCCTTATCATGCATAGAAAGAATTAA